A single region of the Cronobacter condimenti 1330 genome encodes:
- the ecnB gene encoding lipoprotein toxin entericidin B, with product MVKKTIAALFSALVLSSLLTACNTTRGVGEDIQDGGNAISGAATRASQ from the coding sequence ATGGTTAAGAAAACAATTGCGGCGCTCTTTTCAGCACTGGTTCTTTCTTCACTGTTGACGGCCTGTAACACCACACGTGGCGTGGGCGAAGATATTCAGGACGGCGGCAACGCGATCTCTGGCGCTGCAACTCGCGCA
- the aspA gene encoding aspartate ammonia-lyase translates to MLNNIRIEEDLLGTREVPADAYYGVHTLRAIENFYISNSKISDIPEFVRGMVMVKKAAALANKELQTIPRKVADTIIAACDEVLNNGKCMDQFPVDVYQGGAGTSVNMNTNEVLANIGLELMGHQKGEYQFLNPNDHVNKCQSTNDAYPTGFRIAVYASIVKLVDAIKELGEGFQRKAVEFENILKMGRTQLQDAVPMTLGQEFHAFNVLLNEETKNLLRTAELLLEVNLGATAIGTRLNTPDGYQQLAVQKLAEVSNLPVVPAEDLIEATSDCGAYVMVHSSLKRLAVKLSKICNDLRLLSSGPRAGLNEINLPELQAGSSIMPAKVNPVVPEVVNQVCFKVIGNDTTVTMASEAGQLQLNVMEPVIGQAMFESIHILTNACYNLLEKCVNGITANKEVCEGYVYNSIGIVTYLNPFIGHHNGDIVGKICAETGKSVREVVLERGLLTEAELDDIFSVQNLMHPAYKAKRYTDESEQ, encoded by the coding sequence ATGTTAAACAACATTCGTATCGAAGAAGATTTGTTGGGTACCAGGGAAGTTCCAGCGGATGCCTACTACGGTGTTCATACTCTGCGAGCGATTGAAAACTTTTACATCAGCAACAGCAAAATCAGTGACATCCCTGAATTTGTTCGTGGCATGGTGATGGTGAAAAAAGCGGCGGCGCTGGCCAACAAAGAGTTGCAGACCATTCCGCGCAAAGTCGCCGACACGATTATCGCCGCCTGCGATGAAGTGTTGAATAACGGAAAATGCATGGATCAGTTCCCGGTGGACGTCTATCAGGGCGGCGCGGGTACCTCCGTTAACATGAACACCAACGAAGTGCTGGCGAACATCGGCCTGGAGTTGATGGGCCATCAGAAAGGGGAATATCAGTTCCTCAACCCGAACGATCATGTGAACAAATGCCAGTCGACTAACGACGCTTACCCGACTGGTTTCCGCATCGCGGTCTACGCCTCCATCGTGAAGCTGGTAGACGCGATTAAAGAGCTGGGCGAAGGCTTCCAGCGCAAGGCGGTAGAATTTGAAAACATCCTGAAAATGGGCCGCACCCAGCTTCAGGACGCCGTACCGATGACGCTCGGCCAGGAATTCCACGCGTTCAACGTGCTGCTGAACGAAGAGACCAAAAACCTGCTGCGCACAGCGGAGCTGCTGCTTGAAGTCAACCTCGGCGCGACCGCCATCGGCACCCGCCTGAACACCCCAGACGGCTACCAGCAACTGGCGGTGCAGAAACTGGCAGAAGTAAGCAATCTGCCGGTGGTTCCGGCGGAAGACCTGATTGAAGCGACTTCCGACTGCGGCGCTTACGTCATGGTACACAGCTCGCTCAAACGTCTGGCCGTAAAACTCTCCAAAATCTGTAACGACCTGCGCCTGCTCTCTTCTGGTCCACGCGCCGGCTTAAACGAAATCAACCTGCCGGAACTGCAGGCGGGCTCGTCTATCATGCCAGCCAAAGTCAACCCAGTGGTGCCGGAAGTCGTCAACCAGGTCTGCTTTAAAGTTATCGGCAATGACACCACCGTGACCATGGCATCCGAGGCAGGTCAGTTGCAGCTGAACGTGATGGAACCGGTTATCGGCCAGGCGATGTTCGAGTCTATCCACATCCTGACCAACGCGTGCTACAACCTGCTGGAGAAATGCGTCAATGGCATCACCGCGAACAAAGAAGTGTGTGAAGGCTACGTCTATAACTCCATCGGCATCGTCACCTATCTCAACCCGTTTATTGGCCACCACAACGGCGATATCGTCGGGAAGATTTGCGCCGAAACCGGCAAGAGCGTGCGAGAAGTCGTCCTGGAGCGCGGTCTGCTCACGGAAGCGGAGCTGGACGACATCTTCTCCGTCCAGAACCTGATGCACCCGGCTTACAAAGCCAAACGCTATACCGATGAAAGCGAACAGTAA
- the efp gene encoding elongation factor P: MATYSSNDFRAGLKIMMDGEPYAVESSEFVKPGKGQAFARVKLRRLLTGSRVEKTFKSTDSAEGADVVDMNLTYLYNDGEFWHFMNNETFEQLAADAKAVGDNAKWLLDQAECIVTLWNGQPISVTPPNFVELEIVDTDPGLKGDTAGTGGKPATLSTGAVVKVPLFVQIGEVIKVDTRSGEYVSRVK; this comes from the coding sequence ATGGCGACTTATTCTAGCAACGATTTTCGTGCCGGTCTTAAAATCATGATGGACGGCGAACCGTACGCCGTTGAATCCAGCGAATTCGTTAAACCGGGTAAAGGTCAGGCGTTCGCGCGCGTTAAGCTGCGCCGCCTGCTGACAGGTTCCCGCGTTGAGAAAACCTTCAAATCTACCGACTCCGCTGAAGGCGCAGACGTCGTAGATATGAACCTGACTTACCTGTACAACGACGGTGAGTTCTGGCACTTCATGAACAACGAAACCTTCGAACAGCTGGCAGCGGATGCAAAAGCAGTAGGCGATAACGCGAAATGGCTGCTGGATCAGGCTGAGTGCATCGTGACCCTGTGGAACGGCCAGCCAATCTCTGTTACTCCGCCGAACTTCGTAGAACTGGAAATCGTTGATACCGATCCGGGTCTGAAAGGCGACACGGCGGGCACCGGCGGCAAACCAGCTACCCTGTCGACTGGCGCAGTAGTTAAAGTTCCGCTGTTCGTTCAGATCGGCGAAGTCATCAAAGTTGATACTCGCTCTGGTGAATACGTTTCCCGCGTAAAATAA
- a CDS encoding anaerobic C4-dicarboxylate transporter has translation MIVVELIIVLLAIFLGARLGGIGIGYAGGLGVLVLAAIGVKPGNIPFDVISIIMAVIAAISAMQVAGGLDFLVNQTEKLLRKNPKYITILAPIVTYFLTIFAGTGNISLATLPVIAEVAKEQGVKPCRPLSTAVVAAQIAITASPISAAVVYMSSVMEGHGVSYIHLLMIVMPSTLAAVLVMSFLVSVLFNSKLSDDPVYQKRLSEGLIELRGDKQIEIKPRAKSSVWLFLLGVVCVVAYAIINSPSLGLVAKPLMNTTSAILIIMLSVATLITLLCRVETDSILNSSTFKAGMSACICILGVAWLGDTFVSANIDWIKETAGSVIQGHPWLLALIFFIASALLYSQAATAKALMPMALALNVSPLTAVASFAAVSGLFILPTYPTLVAAVQMDDTGTTRIGRFVFNHPFFIPGTLGVVLSVCFGFLLGSVML, from the coding sequence ATGATAGTTGTCGAACTTATCATCGTCTTACTGGCCATTTTTCTTGGCGCCAGGCTTGGGGGAATCGGCATAGGGTATGCCGGTGGGCTAGGGGTATTAGTTCTCGCCGCCATTGGGGTCAAACCCGGCAACATTCCTTTTGACGTTATTTCCATCATCATGGCGGTCATCGCCGCGATCTCGGCGATGCAGGTGGCAGGCGGCCTGGATTTCCTGGTCAACCAGACGGAAAAGCTGCTGCGCAAGAACCCGAAATACATCACGATTCTGGCGCCGATTGTTACCTATTTTCTGACCATTTTTGCCGGCACCGGCAATATCTCCCTGGCGACGCTGCCGGTTATCGCCGAAGTGGCGAAAGAGCAAGGCGTGAAGCCCTGCCGTCCGCTTTCTACGGCGGTAGTCGCCGCACAGATTGCCATTACTGCCTCGCCGATTTCTGCCGCGGTGGTGTATATGTCCTCGGTCATGGAAGGCCACGGCGTCAGCTACATCCATTTGCTGATGATCGTGATGCCCTCCACGCTTGCCGCAGTCCTGGTGATGTCATTTCTGGTTTCTGTTCTGTTTAACTCAAAGCTCTCTGACGACCCGGTTTATCAGAAGCGCCTTTCGGAAGGGCTGATTGAACTGCGCGGCGATAAACAGATTGAGATCAAACCGCGCGCCAAATCCTCTGTCTGGCTGTTCCTGTTGGGTGTCGTTTGCGTTGTGGCCTACGCCATTATCAACAGCCCGAGCCTGGGGCTGGTCGCGAAACCGCTGATGAATACCACCAGCGCCATTCTTATTATCATGCTGAGCGTCGCGACGCTCATCACGCTTCTCTGCCGAGTGGAGACAGACAGCATTCTCAACTCCAGCACGTTTAAAGCCGGGATGAGCGCCTGCATCTGTATTCTGGGCGTTGCATGGCTTGGCGATACGTTTGTTTCAGCCAATATCGACTGGATCAAAGAGACCGCAGGCAGTGTGATTCAGGGGCATCCGTGGCTGCTGGCGTTAATTTTCTTTATCGCGTCTGCGCTGCTTTACTCGCAGGCGGCAACCGCCAAAGCGCTGATGCCGATGGCGCTGGCGCTGAATGTATCGCCGCTCACTGCCGTGGCCTCCTTTGCCGCCGTCTCCGGGCTTTTTATTCTGCCAACCTACCCAACGCTGGTCGCGGCCGTTCAGATGGACGACACCGGCACCACACGCATTGGACGCTTCGTCTTTAACCACCCATTCTTTATTCCGGGCACGCTTGGCGTCGTCTTGTCAGTCTGCTTCGGTTTCCTGCTGGGCAGCGTCATGTTGTAA
- a CDS encoding transcriptional regulator — MQREEVLEQALHVLEQEGIANTTPEMVAAAAQCPADELQRYWPDREALLYDALRYLSQRVDAWRRQLIYDDALSAEQKLMARYQALTDCVSQDRYPGCLFIAACTFYPEASHPIHQLADNQKRAAYQYTHELLTQLEVDDPAMVAEQMELVLEGCLSRLLVKRSQADVDTARRLAEDILRFAQCRQGGALT, encoded by the coding sequence GTGCAACGTGAAGAAGTTCTGGAGCAGGCCCTGCATGTCCTTGAACAGGAAGGGATTGCCAATACCACACCAGAAATGGTGGCCGCAGCCGCGCAGTGCCCTGCTGACGAGCTGCAACGTTACTGGCCAGATCGCGAAGCGCTGCTTTATGACGCGCTGCGTTATTTGAGCCAGCGCGTGGATGCCTGGCGTCGGCAGTTGATTTATGACGACGCCTTGAGCGCCGAGCAGAAGCTGATGGCGCGCTATCAGGCGTTGACGGATTGTGTTAGCCAGGACCGTTATCCGGGCTGCCTGTTTATCGCCGCCTGTACCTTTTACCCGGAGGCGTCGCACCCGATTCATCAGCTGGCCGATAACCAAAAGCGCGCCGCGTATCAATACACCCATGAACTGCTGACGCAGCTTGAAGTGGACGACCCGGCGATGGTCGCAGAGCAGATGGAACTGGTGCTGGAGGGCTGTCTGAGCCGGCTTCTGGTTAAACGCAGCCAGGCGGATGTCGATACCGCACGCCGCCTCGCTGAAGATATTTTGCGTTTCGCCCAGTGCCGTCAGGGCGGCGCACTGACCTGA
- the epmB gene encoding EF-P beta-lysylation protein EpmB translates to MEHIVTLNPPSREDWLSQLADVITDPDELLHLLNIDADEALLAGRDARRLFALRVPRAFVARMEKGNPHDPLLRQVLTSREEFVAAPGFTTDPLEEQNSVVPGLLHKYQNRALLLVKGGCAVNCRYCFRRHFPYADNQGNKRNWQAALDYIAAHPELDEIIFSGGDPLMAKDRELAWLVENLEAIPHIKRLRIHSRLPIVIPARITDELVQLLGQTRLQVLLVNHINHAQEIDGAFRAGMARLRAAGVTLLNQSVLLRGVNDNAPTLATLSNALFDAGVMPYYLHVLDKVQGAAHFMVSDDEARAIMRELLTLVSGYMVPKLAREIGGEPSKTPLDLQLRQH, encoded by the coding sequence ATGGAGCATATTGTAACCCTAAATCCCCCATCCAGAGAAGATTGGTTATCGCAACTTGCCGATGTTATCACCGATCCCGATGAGCTCCTGCACCTTCTCAATATAGACGCTGACGAAGCATTGCTGGCCGGGCGCGACGCGCGCCGGTTATTTGCGCTGCGCGTGCCGCGCGCGTTCGTCGCGCGTATGGAGAAAGGCAACCCTCACGATCCGCTGTTGCGCCAGGTGCTGACCTCGCGCGAGGAGTTCGTGGCGGCGCCCGGTTTTACCACCGATCCGCTCGAAGAGCAAAACAGCGTCGTCCCCGGCCTGTTGCATAAGTATCAGAACCGCGCGCTGTTGTTAGTTAAAGGCGGCTGTGCCGTGAACTGCCGTTATTGCTTCCGCCGCCATTTTCCCTATGCGGATAACCAGGGCAACAAGCGTAACTGGCAGGCGGCGCTGGATTACATTGCCGCACACCCGGAACTGGACGAGATTATTTTCTCCGGCGGCGATCCGCTGATGGCGAAAGATCGCGAGCTGGCATGGCTTGTCGAGAATCTTGAGGCAATTCCTCACATTAAACGGCTGCGTATTCATAGCCGTCTGCCGATTGTGATCCCGGCGCGGATAACCGACGAGCTGGTCCAGTTACTCGGCCAGACACGGTTGCAGGTGTTACTGGTTAACCATATTAACCATGCCCAGGAAATTGACGGTGCGTTCCGCGCCGGTATGGCCCGGTTGCGGGCGGCGGGCGTGACGCTGCTTAATCAGAGCGTACTGCTCCGAGGCGTGAACGATAACGCCCCGACACTTGCGACGCTCAGTAATGCGTTATTCGACGCAGGCGTGATGCCGTATTACCTGCACGTACTGGATAAGGTGCAGGGCGCGGCGCATTTCATGGTGAGCGATGACGAGGCGCGGGCGATTATGCGAGAGCTGCTGACGCTGGTTTCGGGGTACATGGTGCCGAAACTCGCACGTGAAATTGGCGGCGAACCGAGCAAAACGCCGCTGGATTTACAGTTGCGTCAGCATTAA
- a CDS encoding FxsA family protein, protein MRWIPFIAFFLYIYIEISIFIQVAHVFGVFLTLLLVIFTSVIGMSLVRNQGFKNLMLMQQKMAAGESPATEMIKSVSLIISGLLLVLPGFFTDFLGLLLLLPPVQKLITLRLMPHLRFNRMPGGGFSASSQGGNTFDGEYQRKDDGPKRLDDHDRDSR, encoded by the coding sequence GTGCGCTGGATACCCTTTATCGCCTTCTTTCTTTACATCTACATTGAAATTTCCATCTTTATTCAGGTGGCGCATGTTTTCGGCGTTTTTCTGACTTTGCTGCTGGTGATTTTTACTTCGGTTATCGGGATGTCGCTGGTGCGCAACCAGGGGTTTAAAAACCTGATGCTGATGCAGCAGAAAATGGCGGCGGGCGAGAGCCCGGCCACGGAGATGATTAAAAGCGTGTCGCTGATTATTTCCGGTCTGTTGCTGGTGCTGCCGGGCTTCTTCACCGATTTCCTGGGTCTGCTGCTTCTGCTGCCGCCAGTGCAAAAACTCATTACGCTGCGCCTGATGCCGCATCTGCGCTTTAATCGTATGCCGGGTGGCGGTTTTAGCGCCTCGTCACAAGGGGGCAATACCTTTGATGGTGAGTATCAGCGCAAAGACGACGGCCCGAAGCGCCTGGACGACCACGATCGCGATTCGCGATAA
- a CDS encoding entericidin A/B family lipoprotein, with amino-acid sequence MKPRLLRPFVVLLLCSLACACNTARGFGEDIRHLGGAIERAAK; translated from the coding sequence ATGAAACCGCGATTGTTACGTCCCTTCGTCGTGCTACTACTCTGTTCGCTTGCCTGTGCCTGCAATACGGCGCGCGGCTTTGGCGAAGATATCCGCCACCTCGGCGGTGCGATTGAGCGCGCAGCCAAATAG
- a CDS encoding DUF4156 domain-containing protein produces MRLKVTTGMVVAALLLAGCSNGNSLSAAGQSVRFVEEQPGADCRLLGTATGEQSNWLSGQHGEEGGSMRGAATDLRNKAAEMGGNVLYGVSSPTQNLLSSFVPTSSQMTGQVYKCPN; encoded by the coding sequence ATGCGCTTGAAAGTTACTACAGGAATGGTTGTCGCCGCGTTGCTGCTGGCGGGATGCAGCAATGGTAATTCGCTCTCTGCTGCAGGCCAGAGCGTGCGTTTTGTTGAAGAGCAGCCAGGCGCCGATTGCCGTTTACTTGGCACCGCCACCGGCGAGCAGAGCAACTGGCTTTCTGGTCAGCACGGCGAAGAGGGCGGTTCTATGCGCGGTGCGGCGACCGATCTGCGTAACAAAGCGGCAGAGATGGGCGGTAACGTCCTTTATGGCGTAAGTAGCCCGACGCAAAACTTGCTTTCAAGCTTCGTTCCCACCTCAAGCCAGATGACCGGCCAGGTGTATAAGTGCCCAAACTGA
- a CDS encoding protein-disulfide reductase DsbD, producing the protein MAQRILTLILLFCSAQASAGLFSQQNASQFVPADQAFAFDFQQQQHQLTLNWQIKPGYYLYRQQIRITPANARVDAPSLPAGEPHEDEFFGKSEIYRDTLTVPVTVKQASSGATLSVTYQGCAEAGFCYPPETRSIPLSAIAHDETQTTDTRPSAPRADTGSVTRPHAQENAASRAEPDALQPPRPGEERDEVRGDAPSATLPFSALWALLIGIGVAFTPCVLPMYPLISGIVLGGEKRLSTGRALLLALVYVQGMALTYTALGLVVAAAGLQFQAALQSPWVLISLSVVFTLLALSMFGLFTLQLPASLQTRLTLMSNRQRGGSPGGVFAMGAIAGLICSPCTTAPLSAILLYIAQSGNLWLGGGTLYLYALGMGLPLMLVTVFGNRLLPKSGPWMEQVKTAFGFVILALPVFLLERVLGDPWGLRLWSALGIAFFGWAFIVSLNAVKPWMRVLQIILLGAALICARPLQDWAFGAPASDTQTHLAFERIVTTADLDQALAQARGKPVMLDLYADWCVACKEFEKYTFSAPAVQRALNGAVLLQADVTANGAADIALLKRLNVLGLPTIIFFDAQGNELPQSRVTGFMDAPAFAAHLHNRLR; encoded by the coding sequence ATGGCTCAACGCATCCTTACGCTGATCCTGCTTTTTTGCAGCGCTCAGGCCTCTGCCGGGCTGTTCAGTCAGCAAAACGCTTCACAATTTGTGCCTGCAGATCAGGCCTTCGCGTTTGATTTTCAGCAGCAGCAACACCAACTGACGCTGAACTGGCAGATTAAGCCGGGCTATTACCTCTATCGCCAGCAAATCCGCATTACGCCAGCTAATGCCCGCGTCGATGCGCCCTCACTGCCCGCAGGCGAGCCGCACGAGGACGAGTTTTTCGGTAAGAGCGAGATTTATCGCGACACGCTCACTGTGCCGGTCACGGTGAAGCAGGCCTCGTCCGGCGCGACGCTGAGCGTGACGTATCAGGGCTGCGCTGAGGCAGGATTTTGCTATCCGCCGGAAACCCGCAGCATCCCGCTGAGCGCCATCGCGCACGATGAAACGCAGACAACGGACACGCGCCCGTCAGCACCGCGCGCCGATACCGGCAGCGTCACGAGACCTCACGCCCAGGAAAATGCCGCATCCCGTGCGGAACCTGACGCCCTCCAGCCCCCGCGCCCTGGCGAGGAGAGAGATGAGGTGAGGGGCGACGCGCCCTCCGCCACGCTGCCCTTCTCTGCCCTCTGGGCGCTGCTTATCGGTATCGGCGTCGCCTTTACGCCTTGCGTGCTGCCCATGTACCCACTTATCTCCGGCATCGTGCTGGGTGGCGAAAAACGCCTTTCCACCGGCCGCGCGCTGCTGCTGGCACTGGTCTACGTTCAGGGTATGGCGCTCACCTATACCGCGCTCGGGCTGGTTGTCGCCGCCGCAGGTCTGCAATTTCAGGCTGCGCTGCAAAGTCCGTGGGTACTGATCTCGCTTTCCGTTGTATTTACCCTGCTGGCGCTTTCGATGTTCGGGCTCTTTACCCTGCAACTGCCCGCGTCGCTGCAAACTCGTCTGACGCTAATGAGCAATCGCCAGCGCGGCGGCTCGCCGGGCGGCGTCTTTGCGATGGGCGCGATTGCCGGGCTCATCTGCTCGCCCTGCACCACCGCGCCGCTCAGCGCCATCCTGTTGTACATCGCCCAGAGCGGTAATCTGTGGCTTGGCGGCGGCACGCTCTATCTTTACGCACTCGGCATGGGCCTGCCGCTGATGCTGGTCACGGTGTTCGGCAACCGGCTGCTGCCAAAAAGCGGTCCGTGGATGGAGCAGGTCAAAACCGCGTTCGGCTTTGTTATCCTCGCTCTGCCGGTGTTTCTGCTGGAGCGCGTGCTGGGCGACCCCTGGGGCCTGCGGCTCTGGAGCGCACTCGGCATCGCCTTCTTTGGCTGGGCGTTTATCGTAAGCCTGAATGCCGTGAAGCCCTGGATGCGCGTGCTGCAAATTATCCTGCTCGGCGCAGCGCTTATCTGCGCACGCCCATTGCAGGACTGGGCTTTCGGCGCGCCTGCCAGCGATACGCAGACGCATCTGGCATTTGAGCGCATCGTGACCACCGCCGACCTCGACCAGGCGCTGGCGCAGGCCAGGGGCAAACCAGTGATGCTTGATCTCTACGCCGACTGGTGTGTCGCCTGCAAAGAGTTTGAGAAATATACGTTCAGCGCGCCGGCGGTTCAGCGTGCCCTGAATGGCGCTGTGCTGTTGCAGGCTGATGTAACCGCCAACGGCGCAGCAGATATCGCCCTGTTAAAACGCCTGAATGTGCTTGGCTTGCCTACGATTATTTTCTTTGATGCGCAGGGCAACGAGCTCCCGCAGTCGCGCGTCACCGGCTTTATGGACGCGCCCGCTTTCGCCGCGCATTTGCACAATCGCCTGCGGTAA
- the cutA gene encoding divalent cation tolerance protein CutA translates to MLDKNTVTHAAPDAVVVLCTAPDEATAQELAAKALGEQLAACVTLLPGATSLYYWEGKLEQEYEVQMVLKSDTARQQALLTCLKTHHPYQTPELLVIPVIHGDEDYLSWLNASLR, encoded by the coding sequence ATGCTGGATAAGAACACCGTGACTCACGCCGCGCCAGACGCGGTCGTCGTACTCTGTACCGCACCGGACGAAGCCACCGCGCAGGAGCTGGCGGCCAAAGCGCTGGGGGAGCAGCTCGCCGCCTGCGTAACGCTGCTGCCGGGCGCCACATCGCTCTACTACTGGGAAGGGAAACTGGAGCAGGAGTATGAAGTACAGATGGTGCTGAAAAGCGATACCGCACGTCAGCAGGCGCTACTGACATGCCTTAAAACGCACCACCCTTACCAGACCCCCGAATTGCTTGTGATCCCTGTCATTCACGGAGACGAAGACTACCTCTCATGGCTCAACGCATCCTTACGCTGA
- a CDS encoding co-chaperone GroES, whose amino-acid sequence MNIRPLHDRVIVKRKEIESKSAGGIVLTGSAAGKSTRGEVLAVGNGRILENGEVKPLDVKVGDIVIFNDGYGVKTEKLDDQEVLIMSESDILAIVEA is encoded by the coding sequence ATGAATATTCGTCCATTGCATGATCGCGTGATCGTCAAGCGTAAAGAAATTGAATCTAAATCTGCTGGCGGCATCGTTCTGACCGGCTCTGCCGCGGGTAAATCAACTCGTGGCGAAGTGCTGGCTGTTGGCAATGGCCGCATCCTTGAAAACGGCGAAGTGAAGCCGCTGGATGTGAAAGTCGGCGACATCGTCATTTTTAACGATGGCTATGGTGTGAAAACCGAGAAGCTGGACGATCAGGAAGTGCTGATCATGTCTGAAAGCGACATTCTGGCAATTGTTGAAGCGTAA
- the groL gene encoding chaperonin GroEL (60 kDa chaperone family; promotes refolding of misfolded polypeptides especially under stressful conditions; forms two stacked rings of heptamers to form a barrel-shaped 14mer; ends can be capped by GroES; misfolded proteins enter the barrel where they are refolded when GroES binds): MAAKDVKFGNDARVKMLRGVNVLADAVKVTLGPKGRNVVLDKSFGAPTITKDGVSVAREIELEDKFENMGAQMVKEVASKANDAAGDGTTTATVLAQSIITEGLKAVAAGMNPMDLKRGIDKAVIAAVEELKALSVPCSDSKAIAQVGTISANSDETVGKLIAEAMEKVGKEGVITVEEGTGLQDELDVVEGMQFDRGYLSPYFINKPETGAVELESPFILLADKKISNIREMLPVLEAVAKAGKPLLIIAEDVEGEALATLVVNTMRGIVKVAAVKAPGFGDRRKAMLQDIAILTGGTVISEEIGMELEKATLEDLGQAKRVVINKDTTTIIDGVGDESAIQGRVGQIRQQIEEATSDYDREKLQERVAKLAGGVAVIKVGAATEVEMKEKKARVEDALHATRAAVEEGVVAGGGVALVRVAAKLTELTGQNEDQNVGIKVALRAMEAPLRQIVSNAGEEPSVVANNVKAGDGNYGYNAATEEYGNMIDMGILDPTKVTRSALQYASSVAGLMITTECMVTDMPKSDAPDLGAAGGMGGMGGMGGMM; the protein is encoded by the coding sequence ATGGCAGCTAAAGACGTAAAATTCGGTAACGACGCTCGTGTGAAAATGCTGCGCGGCGTAAACGTACTGGCAGACGCAGTGAAAGTCACCCTGGGCCCGAAAGGCCGTAACGTGGTGCTGGATAAATCTTTCGGTGCGCCGACCATCACCAAAGACGGCGTGTCCGTAGCACGTGAAATCGAACTGGAAGACAAGTTCGAAAACATGGGTGCTCAGATGGTGAAAGAAGTTGCCTCTAAAGCGAATGACGCAGCAGGCGACGGCACCACCACGGCAACCGTACTGGCTCAGTCTATCATCACTGAAGGCCTGAAAGCTGTGGCTGCAGGCATGAACCCGATGGATCTGAAACGCGGTATCGATAAAGCGGTTATCGCCGCTGTTGAAGAGCTGAAAGCGCTCTCTGTACCGTGCTCTGACTCCAAAGCTATCGCTCAGGTAGGCACCATCTCCGCGAACTCCGACGAAACCGTAGGCAAACTGATTGCTGAAGCGATGGAGAAAGTGGGTAAAGAAGGCGTTATCACCGTTGAAGAAGGCACCGGTCTGCAGGACGAGCTGGATGTCGTTGAAGGTATGCAGTTCGACCGTGGCTACCTGTCTCCGTACTTCATCAACAAGCCGGAAACTGGCGCTGTTGAACTGGAAAGCCCGTTCATTCTGCTGGCTGACAAAAAAATCTCCAACATCCGCGAAATGCTGCCGGTACTGGAAGCGGTGGCGAAAGCAGGCAAACCGCTGCTGATCATCGCTGAAGACGTTGAAGGCGAAGCGCTGGCGACCCTGGTCGTGAACACCATGCGTGGCATCGTGAAAGTCGCTGCGGTGAAAGCACCGGGCTTCGGCGACCGTCGTAAAGCTATGCTGCAGGATATCGCTATCCTGACCGGTGGTACCGTTATCTCTGAAGAGATCGGTATGGAACTGGAAAAAGCTACCCTGGAAGATCTGGGTCAGGCGAAACGCGTTGTTATCAACAAAGATACCACCACCATCATCGATGGCGTGGGCGACGAATCCGCAATTCAGGGCCGTGTTGGTCAGATCCGTCAGCAGATCGAAGAAGCGACCTCTGACTACGATCGTGAAAAACTGCAGGAGCGCGTAGCAAAACTGGCGGGCGGCGTTGCCGTAATCAAAGTTGGCGCGGCCACTGAAGTTGAAATGAAAGAGAAGAAAGCTCGCGTTGAAGATGCCCTGCACGCAACCCGTGCTGCGGTAGAAGAAGGCGTGGTTGCGGGTGGTGGCGTAGCGCTGGTTCGCGTTGCGGCCAAACTGACCGAGCTGACTGGCCAGAACGAAGACCAGAACGTGGGTATCAAAGTTGCGCTGCGCGCGATGGAAGCTCCGCTGCGTCAGATCGTATCCAACGCCGGTGAAGAGCCGTCTGTGGTTGCTAACAATGTGAAAGCGGGCGACGGTAACTACGGTTACAACGCGGCGACCGAAGAATACGGCAACATGATCGACATGGGTATTCTGGATCCGACCAAAGTTACCCGTTCTGCGCTGCAGTACGCGTCCTCTGTGGCGGGTCTGATGATCACCACCGAGTGCATGGTGACTGACATGCCGAAAAGCGACGCGCCTGACTTAGGTGCTGCTGGCGGTATGGGCGGCATGGGTGGTATGGGCGGCATGATGTAA